The window CAACCTATAGTAATAGTCTTCAACAGCCTGTGATTTGACAAGGCAAAGAGAAATGCTACATTAATTCCAAGTGATCGATATTGTAGATAATTTCAACCATAAACATATAAGGCAATTGTTATGCCTTGTATAATCAAGCACACCTGCCGCTGGGAGGAGGCTAACAAGACCCTTGGCCTGATAGATCTCACATACTCATATGCAGCTCCAGGTGTCATGTGCTTGTATTTAACCTGTTATTATTGAAAGATAAATTtcgaaagaaaataaaatctttgaAACAAAACTGGATTTTGCAATTATGTGAAGATTCTCAGGTTAGGTTGTATACAAGGTAACAGAGAACAATTGTAGTGCTTCGTCCTCGGCCAGCCTTACAGTGAACATATGTAGTTTTGCCACAAAGTGCATTGCCTGTGACAGATGCACGAGTATATGTGAGAAAGCAGTGAAAGCTCGTTGAAagtaagaatataaaattacactATGAAAACTGTGTTATGTGACTAAGAATCTAACTACAACTTACCATGGATAAATTCTACAGCTTGGCATATATCTCCTAGTGATGGAGCAAAAAGGTAATCTCTTGTAGGTATTAACAAGTGTTCAATGCCGTGATCCTTCAAACGGTAGACGAAACACATTATTCAACATAAACAAAAACCTGATGAGAAAACAAACCTACTAGCATCGCAtgttaacattttatttattgctcCAAATCTAAATGCCTAGAGAAGATAAAACTTcccacttttattaaaaatcaacTCAATGACGTCAActtatatgtattttaaagCATCTACAGCATGTCAGCCAAACTAGATGAATAGTTAAATCCTTAACAAATTGGACATGAGGTGAAAGTATATGATGTTTGTGATGAGATATAGTATGAAGAACTAGgtaaaaatattacattatcATTCATCGCTAAATTATCTCATAACAAAGGAAATATCTCACAAATATCATATAGAAGgaaacattaaatttttttaaatggttgAGTGTAAAATGGTCAAGGGAGTAAAATAAACTTACGTGATATAGTGAACTCGGAACTAAAGTCTCATATGATTCGTTTAAAGTAACAACCCCACCTACGCCAAGAGCTCTCAAGCGCGGCACATCAGTTGGAAATGGAACAGCTCCTAGCAAAACATACTGgaataatagaaaaatcaataaaggcttgacaaaaaaaaacgAACAGAGAAGTACTTTATAAAAACTACGCTGTAGAAAGTTCAAATGTTTTGTTTCATGTATCAGGTGCCTACATAATTTTATGCAGGTTGTTATAAATTCTGtgtaaatttacaaaattccAATAACATTCATAAATAGAATCATCTAACACAACCAGAAAATATGCAGAAAAGTTTCCAGAATCATAACTCTAGACCATTGATGACGACAAGAAGGAATAACTAAACGACACAAAAAAGAGATACCCAAAATACAAATAAGAATCTTCAACTGTCTCCACAAGATTTAATCAGATCCCCTTACAAGGAAATCATTTCCTTTATATGGGCTGAGGCTCAGGTAAGCATACCAAGTGCATTCtctatattagtagtaatatctAGACAgggtgttttattttttttatgaaaaatgagtcTTTATTTCCAGACAGGCTAAAGAAAACACAAGACCAAGAGCCTTACACAAAGAGGAATACTAACACTCATTCATCAAATCAATGACAAATAGAAACAAAGAAGAAGAGCCATAAAGCTAGAAGATATACTGATAAGTGGAATCAAGGGGtaatgtaattaatatatacctCATCAACCCTATCCCACCACCTGAACTCGGACTGAATCTTATTCCTGAGAACATTATACAACAATGTGGGATAGAAAAGAGCACGAGCCCCAGCCCCCACCAACAGCCTTTTCGGATCCCAAATAACCAAAGCCCCTTCACAAACTTGCTCTTCACCGCACTCAGAATCCCCCTCTTTCAATTCCTCAATATACATCTTCTTTACTGCAGTTACAACCCAGATTCAACCACACCCAAACGGAAACGCTCTGCGcaatactaattaaatacaaCAGGCCCagaaatttacattaaaaattcaaCCTTTTCACTAAATGATCAAAACCACAAGAAACAGAGATTTAGAAGAAAAACCCACCACCCTTTCACCTCGaatatcaacaacaacaaaaccTCCTATGTCCCTTAATTGTACACCAATTTCGATAATCCCTAGGAATAGAATGCAAATCGGGATCAAGAATGAGCATGTTCAGGAGAGAGGGCTATCAGTGGTTGTTGGGTGTAGTTTTCTTGCAAAATGTGTGCGacccaaaaaaataatgcaatgtAACGCCACTTcagtttttctctctctacctaTCCTTTTCACTCAACTAAATCTGCTGAAAACCGGAAAGCCACAAAAATCGAAAACTTTACATGTGTGGTTTGATGTCCGAAATTCAAATCGGATATACCCATATTCGGATCCTGGATACCCGGGTCCACTTGTCCTATAGTTTTGgatcttttaaatttacaaatgaAATCTATTTATAGGAAATATTCGAATAATTTATTGTGGAATAATTTAAAGAGGAAATATTCGCATAATTTATTGTCACAATAAAATTTCAACGAACAGCAATAATATTTGGACAATGGGGAATGTTATGTTTGATCAATTGATCACTTTTTGGTTTGTGGTTACATTTCTAGTGCCTCTACTTGAATAATTAAGTGTTTTCTTGAATGAATATTTGTCCAAAATTTATTCTCAACTTTGGGAATATTGCAAGATctcttataatttataaattccaTTTGTGCGTGACAATTCTTTAAGACAAGGTTGGTGAAGAAGTATAATCACgttattttcaaaacaaaattccCATTTAGGAAGAGTTTTAGACCAAATTAGGTGTCACGAGTTTACTTATAAAGGTTTGACATTAACCCGGGGACCAGGACCCGAACCGTACCCGTAGGTATGGGTAACGGTTTAACCgattattttgtgtattcaTTAATGCTGAGCGTTACTATGCTCTTAATTTCCATTTATTAAGATTTCATTAGTGtacaatattaattagtaaataattagagaGTTGAGACTTCCCTTTGACCGTTACTTATCTATAAACCATTGTTTTACATGAGCAGCGGTTTTCTATCAAGCCGCATCCTGTTttcctattattttattttaaattaccaTAGGACAGCTAAGCTGTCATTTGATAGTATTATTTGATtagtttattttgtatttcaaaattataataagatttatttttttaaaatgaatcatGAAAACCAAATCTAATCTAGTATttcctaattaaatcaatcaatcatcTTATagttatgaaaattataatttatactatggACTTTGAAAAcaatataagttttaataaaaaattgattaactatgaaagagataaaaaaaattgaatggatTATTGTTATTAGAAAAATCAAGTCCacctcataaaaaaaatattggcaaaaataaaattgacaaattttatAGGATGAACCACAAAtgaaattactaatatttaagaacggagggagtacactctaacaaagaataataaaaataaaaaatgatatttaagaAACGGATATAAAACCCCACCTTTGTTGTAGATACTTAAAATGTTATAAACATGAATAGTGGACCAGAAACTCAATATATAGATGATCTTATCCGTTCAGATTACTGCATATTGTGCAGATTCAGACGCTGATTATAATATTGGTAATTTAGGAGTACATATTGTGACTTGAGATATCAGAGAGCAACTGCAACctatataaaatactattcaTAGTCCAacctatataaaatattcatagtcCAGAATGTGCTTTTCAGTTTTTAGAGAGTTAGTCGTCTAggatttattttaactttttgaataattatatactattatgAACAGTATTTATAACTTATTCATGTAATAATATGTGAAATATGACATTTGGTAATCGATATATCAAAGTTAAGGTGGTCTTTTTTTTGCAACAAAATTCCATCAAGCCAAATTTGTAGATTTTATGCATACTCCATCAATATTCTTTGGATGAAAATCCATCACTCAAAGTGCAATTGTACGTATTAATTTTCACAAGCTAATAAATAtcagaaaattttcaaaaccatTTGGTACGTGATTCCATTGTCTGCTCATATATAGTCAGAGATACGTTAGATTAGTTGAGTTGGTACATAAGATGCTAAAACAAAGTTACTCCTATTTCTTATCTGCTACagtaatactataattaatattttaattaaagagaATCAATATGATCAGTGTCAAACCTTTACGTCATTATATCACATGGAACAACTTTGTTTACGTACGTAGTGTTGGCATAGTAAAAATAGTATAGTAAAAATAGTacttttaaattgttataaCTTAAttgactcatttttctttatgataaaagataaaacatataattttatttattttattttcattcatatttaCTCTTAATCTCTTATATTCcatcctattttttattttatttttatcttcattttatttttaactcactaaacccaatttttttaaatctcataAAAAACATTGGAGAGAGATAGTAACCTTTAAGCCGTGTtatgtaattatattaaaaggATAACACttttaaatatacaataaaaccATGCAATGATAATATGGCCTGCCACAAATTTTTGTTAACAAATGTagtcataaaatataaaaaaaatagtatttttaaatacatttacatggttattatattttaacaaatttggATAGAGAATGAGactgtatattttaatttaagcaAGAAATAAGACAAACACAGGAATCGCAAACCATATTCTCAAAGTTGTGATTCTTATTCATGGCATTTTGGACAATgaacaatactccctccgttcccaaagaatatgcactttgagCTTGGTAcggattttaatataaaattgataaagtggGAGGTAAAGTGAGAGAGGTGTAGagataaaaagtaattaaagtattgttagtggagaatgagtctcacctcattagagagaaaagactttccaaaattagaaagtgcataatcTTGTGGGatgaactaaaaatgaaatagtgcatattcttgtgggacggagggagtagaaaactaatactactatacaGATTTCTGGAAATTTACCGACCATGGATTGGGAATCTTCTCCGGCAGCAACAGCGAAGCCTCACCGGAGCTCCAAATAACTGCTGACGATGTCAGCTCCCTTGACAACAGAGCCGAAACCAAGCCTTTTTAACAACTAAGCAAAATATTTCACCATTCGCAAACAATAGCAGAAGAAGGAATAGTAATCAATGATTCTCAAGATTCACTTTCTATCTTTTGCCCGTTGCAATTCTAACAAGTTGAGCAGTGTGTCCATTGCTACTTCATTTATATCCTCTTCAACACTATCCCTACAGCTAAAGTCAACCAACCAGCCTAATTAAGAAATGGCCAAAAACAAATGGTTGATCAAAGATGGACTTTTGTCAATCACCGAGAGCTAACTCCTAATAAGCATACAAAAAGGGTGTCCTAGTCTACATAATCATACaagaataaaatgaacaaaatgcATAGTTGAATCCATCTTCATATAAAGCTTATCAGCATTCTGATGGCCTACTAGATGGAGGAACTagatattttatggaaatgtTGTAAAGATCATAACTTGCAATCCAAAAATAATCTTGACCTTTAAGAACATTCATACTTACAATCATAGAACTTGAATGGAACTATCATCCTGCATTGATGGTTAAATACAGCAGCAGTCCAATTGATAGCACAAACAAATCTCaccaaaagaaaattttgaagggATTCAGCAGATCAAACCAGGCTAGATTCAGACCTGTACTCAGGTCACCTGGTTCACTTGAGCCATTAGTCGGACAAAGAAGCATCatctttaaatattaaacCAGCAATAGGTCGTTGGATACATGGAGCAGAAAGATTTAAAACACTTGAACAAAACAGTAATTCATGATACCCATaatttaaacataatataTCCGTGCTAAGGTGCTATGATTGATACATAATTGACAgagagaagaataaaaaaatacaatgcTGGACTGATAAGATCAGCTTCCAGCTAATAATGATACAAACTTACAGCTGCAAGCAAAGCAGCACAAGTCTTTGAGTTAACTTGACTACTTGCTACCAGCCACTATATCCTTCCACAGATGAAGTCGAAGCTTTCTGGCCCCTTATTTGCTTTCTGAACTTTGCTATAAACTCGTCGGCCTTTCTATCAACTTCACTCCCAAGTTCACCATCTGTGTCAATGTTAGGAATAGTTTCATCCTCAACCAAACTCTTGTCAAACCCTATCTCCCTATCAACAGACTTGGTAGAACTTGAGTCATCAATGCCTTGTTTCTCTTCACCGTGGAGCTTGGAAATAGTTGGTTTTGGCTTCGGCACGGAGAATATACTCCCAGATTCTTGGTTTTGATGATCAACTGGGGGAATTTCTGGTTTCTCCTCTCTTCTTTTAATCAAAGAATCTGCTGCTTCGGTTTTAACAAATCTACTCCCAAACTTGCTTTCACCTCGACTAGGGTACTGCTCCTTCTGATTCACAAAGTACCTCTTCGGTTTGATTGTCCTAACAGACTTAGCTCTTGCTGGGACCTTAGAAAGGGTTGAGGATTTCACATCACTGTCAAATGATTTAATAGATTGTTTCCCTTTTCTTACTTCCTCTTCAACACCAGAGCTTTCAAGGTTGTTTCCCAAATCCCCAACACTGTCCATGTCTGAAGAAGTACTACTGCTAAAGGGGTCAGAATCTATGGAGTCTGCTTTTGAATGTGAGGCAGAAAACACCCTTTCACTTGAGCTTCTCAATTCAGGATTACTAGAAAACTTCTTACCACGGAGTGGCCTAGACTTGAGATGCTCAAACTCAAATTCCCCAACAGAGTGAGGCCTACAACTATGTGCAGGTAGCTTGGAAATACTACTACCACTTATTTCCTCCTCAGTTTCCATACTCCCGGATCTCGAGCGCCAAGGTATTGTTGATTGTCCAATTACCTCCCCAAGCTTCTTATCCAAATTGACAACAATCCTAGCATCATCACCATCTTTATCAGTGCCCATAGTCTCATAATTTTTACTACTAAACTCATCTACTTTCTTGAATTCTTGCTTATCACTAGCATTATCGGCAGTCCTCGACTTCAAACTCCTAATGGGTAAATTCAAGAGCTTAAACTCAGTCTCAGAGCTTCCACCATTAAAACACTTAGCATTAGAGACAACTACCAAAGATTCGGAGCGCCATGCTAGATTCCCATTCCTCTCATTTTCATCATTTGGCACGAAAGATCTAATCTTTGCAGCACTAGGAACTACACATTCATCGTTTCTTACAAACTGATCATCACAATTCAcataattatgcaaaatatcattttcacaGCATGCATTTTCATAACCATGGTCGAAAATTGAAGTTATGTGAGAAATCCCAGATAAATAGGAGAGGGAATCATCACCAGTTGTGGGATCTGCAGATTTTGGGGGGACTAATCGAGAAGTTCTTCTGCCGAAGATGCCGTAAGAGACGGCGATTCCGATGAAGAAGTGGTGGATAATCTCCCAGCAATCGGTGAAGACGGTGTGGGTGATGAAGTCGGGCGCTTGTGAAGGAAATAGTGGAATGGCGAGAACAAGGACGAGGACTATGAGGGTTTTGCATAGGGCGTTAGAATCGGACTTACTTGGGATTTTGCGAGTGTTGAGTTGAGGTTCAAGTGTGAACGGAGAGTAATTGGGCGGCGGCGCTGCTGCCATTGTAGTTATGCAGATTGGGTGACAACCAGGTAAAGGAGACATATTATAACCATAGGCACGACTCTGGAGGAAGTGGGCGaccaatttttcaaaaataaacagaaaatacaaatataatgGCATCAGTTTTTAAGAAAAGAGTCAACTACGTaaatctttcactttcgcacataaatggtacctgatctttattttatatcgtttttagTATCCcataacaaaaataaccctacgtaccaaaaatgtgattttttgttataaaagatatttttgaaaatttcaattaaataaaaccaaatatgtgatttttttttcttcctttcttatttctttttttcttctttaatttattcttctttcttttttttccttagtttatgtttcctcttttttcatttctcttcttttttctcctttcttttTAGAGTTTTatatacatctaattgcattcataatataaatcaataacaaaacacctaattaaattaattatttaaagtaattaaatcaatataatatttttaattaaattatttatactcattttagtgTTGAAACACctcactaaaaatattcaactctttatcgttatgaatacaattcacaatctTAGATTTTGATTAAGACTATACcgattagttattaatttaatataaaaaataataattatttattaattacttctaaatttttactattataacaataatattattataataattaaatataattataactaattataattaaataaatttaaatgatattaaaaaataaattaattattaatttataacatcaaaataataataataataataataataattaataataataatagtataaagagtgagaagaatgagagaaaGTATTAtgatatcacttttggtactagttttgtcaatgcccaaaataccctttatgacacaaatggaaaaattaatttgtttagatGGTATTTTGGGGTGAAAATTGTATcagtaccaaaaatgtgattaataggtaccaaaaagatataaaataaagatcaggtaccatttatgtgcaaaagtgaaagatcatgTACCATTTATGACCCTTCCTTGGACGACACTggattttatgtatatttattttgtgtgttaagtggagaaaacaaagtaagagagagggaatagagtaaagataaaagtgtttctattttaagtaatgaggacaaaccaaaaaggaaagtgaatcATCTTTAGTAGGACGGAGGGGgtataaaaatagtttaaaatataattttcataaaaaattataaaatagcATCAATTTTTGTCTATCTAATAGTAgctcttttatatttaatctCGACTAAAATAAACATGTTAGGTGTATTACATTGTGGCATAACGAAAAGCTCACAGTTTTTGTTTatggacagaaggagtattatactactatatactagtataatacaTACTATACGAAATTGCAAGTTGTAGGTGTTAAATGAGGACAATGATCCGTGGTCTCAACTTTTTAGGCATATTTTTGTAGCATGtgttattaatattagtttACTTCATGCATTTATTATCGTATAGTGTCGATGTTCCTAATTATATTAGGAAAAATTGTAACTATGATTCATATAAAGTTGAAACtatttatgtgataaattCTTATTGAGTTTATATTCGTGTTACATATTATGaagcaaattaaattatgagaatCACATGAACTAAGTGCATCAAGAAAGGGCCAAATTACTATTAATGCATTGAATCTTGTTAAGATAGCAATAACTTGTCGGGGAAAAGGTCGAGAGGTTTTACTTACTGAAATTTCTAAGTTTTGTATTAGTACgtatgaaataattaagcTTAACATAGAAGATGAGTGTATAGTTCGAGGAAGATGAACAAGCTCATAAGTTAAATCACGTTTTGATAAAGTCATCACATATTTAATGCATGACATAGTTGATCATAACGATTCCATTTATGCATTTAGAAGAACGGATTGGATCATCTGTTCTGATCTTTGGCATTTGTGGTTTAAACGCACAAGCCACAACATAAAACACAACATGtacgatttttttatttcaattttttttatttgaagtaCATTATTTCTTGTTGTGCAACAAAGGAATCTAGTCATAAAAGAACCTAATACTTTGTCTTGCAAGATGTAATCCATCATGAAGTTTGCGTTGTATGAGTTTGAAAGTCAGTACGAAAATTTATTTGGatgtgtatataaataaaaagtttttacTGATTTTATATGAATTGGAGATCTTGCttagaaatattattttaaggtAAAGATGAAGTTTTTTCAATGATATATTGTTAACTAAATTGTCATCGATCATACCAGTATTATTTTAGTAGGAAAAGCTTGATTCAATAATTGAGttcattaattgttttatatcAGAGAATAACTGTGAAATTACcgtatattgaaaaaaatggagtatatgcATATAGGGAgatgttaaaatgacaacgctATTTGTGATGACACCATATCACCACTCTCAGCCGTTAGATCTTGGACAAGATGCATTTTTAACATGACACCTGGCAGactcaattttcttaaaaaaataattaaaaaattgcaaaagacTATAACTGGGAATAACAATTCCAGCCGTTTCTCTCTTCACGCCAATTACGATCTTTCTCttccatctctctttcttctattttcaGCATTAATCTATCAAATCTTTAGCCAAAAACCGCCACCGCTATATCCAGTCTCTGCAATTCTTTTTATCTTCTGCGGTATTTGCATTCAGTTCTCtgtgatttttctttcaatctTTAGTCAGTAGTCAATCCatggagaagatgtttctGCCGATATTCATTTCACTGATTTTGCATCGCATGTGCGCTAATACCATGTATTGCTTGCCTCATTTGTAGCTATAGCTTATTCTATATCCTACGCAGTTCCTTGTGTGCCCGATTGCGatgacaaattaaaatcattagCTGGCAAGAAATTCGACACCTTGGACTACGAAATTGCTTTCTATGACGTTTATGCTCGTGAATCGACACGCGGAAACATGGAACCAAATCTTCACGTGAGTGTGTTACTTGGCAATATATTGTGTGCAACAGGGAAGGGTTGAAGCATGGGATTGAAATGGATCACATTCATGCACGTGAAGGATTCATTAAAAAGCGCAAACGACCACCTTGAAGAGGCATGGAAGAAGGGACCCGTTGATGTTGAAAAGATGGTGGCAGAGTTCCCCAAACCTTGAATGGTGACTGtcattgttttataaaaatgataataactttgttttgatttggatGTGTTCAGAATATTGCTTTGTTTTGGTTTACGGATTGCTTGGTTTTAGAATTTGGTTTTCCGCTTTGGATGGTGAATATCAGCTACTTTATTTCAAGCTTATTTATTGCTTGGTTGGCCATTTAAATTTGCTTATCTGTGGAGTATATACTGATTTTTGGTTGGTTGTGCTTTTTtccgtattgaaaaatatgttaacACTTTAATATATgcaagcaaaataaattaatgttttacaAACCAAGCAAATCCATAAACATAGCCAACGGAAATAAACTTATAAATCCAAGGCAGTTGCAATGCTAACTCTATGTTAATTGTGAAAGTACATCAAGAACTATTCGAATTGAAGTAATTACAGATGAGCATGCTATATTTGTAATGCTATTCTGGAATAAGAATcaagcaataaaataaatgtaaccGAGCAATAGGTTATACGTACTATCTAAAACCTTCTTCCAATACAGGTATTCCTTAGCACAAATTGTTTGTCTTAATCATAAAGCGGGATGAAGCAATAATGGCTAGTCAAAGTGTATCCATAGTATGCGACAGAACATTATTAAAAAGCAATTCAGTATAAAATAACATGCAATATGCGatcattcattttgtttgCAATAGTAATGACGAATTTAGTAAACACTCCACTGCTAAGCAATTCTAAACGTCCAACCCACCAATAAATAAGCTTCAAGCAAAACAGCTGATATTCTACATccgaaatgaaataataaaatatactcaaaTAAGAGAACATTCTAGCGCAATAATATGCAACTGAGATACAATGTTCAGCAATAAAAGTGAAGtaacacaacaaaatgaaataatagttCCCTAGAATTACTAACTAATTTCCTATCCGACGACGAGGTTCAGCAGATTGTCTTTGGCATCCCTCTTCGGGCGTCTTTCTCACCATTGTATAATCGTgtcctaaaataaataagaaaaaaaaagattttattttagaacAAGCATATAATAACTTTTGACCAAGCAATTGGTCAGTCAGTAACAAGCAATCACAGCAAATTAGGGCACAACCAAGCAAAGAATTAGATAGAACAAAACACATCTCATCAGAATTACACACGGTGATGTCTCTGTATCAAGACAAGCAAGAATTACATTAAAACAAAGCACTTACAAGGTAACAATGTGCCATTAATATGTATGAATCCCAACGGCACCCcgttaataaaatgtgtacaAAATCTTCTTCCAACAAAGTAACCAACACAATAAAAACAAGCAATTGTTAATGCTCATCACAACAATTCACAGGAACCATGACTACAATGAAGCAAGCAGTTCCTACTGCTCAACACAGCAATTCTTAATGCTCATCACAACAATTCGCATGAACCATATCTACAATGAAAGCAAGCAATTCCTACTGCCCAACACAACAATTCCTAATAACAAACAAACACCGATTCATACAAATGCAATCCAGAAACAGATCAAGTATAAATCGCCAAAAGAACCCTAAGGAAACATGGTCTATCATGAGACCAATCATTTTCTAACTCTAGAATAAGCAAAGAAATCAATCTTCAATAAGCAACGaaatgcattttaataacACCCAGCATTTCCTAACTCTAGAATAAGCAAAATATCAATCTTCAATAGGCAAACACATACACTTTAATGATACCCAAGCAAACAACAACATAGAACAAagcaacaaaaacaataaaaacaagcaattctaaATGATCAAAAAACGTAACAAAAACGTATGAAACAGAGTTTGTCATGAGACCAAGCATTTTCTAACTTTAAAATAAGCAAATAATCAATCTTCAATAAGTAAACAAATACATTTTAATGACACCCAGCACTTCCTAACATTAGAATAAGCAAAATATTAATCTTCAATAAGCAAACAAATACATTTTAATGACACCCAAGCAAACAACAACATAGAACAaagcaaaaaataaactaGACCAAAGCATCCAATACAGTATTTCAGAAGATTAACCAAGCAAAAACCGATTCATACAAATGCATTCCAGCAACTGAGT is drawn from Salvia hispanica cultivar TCC Black 2014 chromosome 6, UniMelb_Shisp_WGS_1.0, whole genome shotgun sequence and contains these coding sequences:
- the LOC125191704 gene encoding phosphatidylglycerophosphate phosphatase PTPMT2-like, which encodes MYIEELKEGDSECGEEQVCEGALVIWDPKRLLVGAGARALFYPTLLYNVLRNKIQSEFRWWDRVDEYVLLGAVPFPTDVPRLRALGVGGVVTLNESYETLVPSSLYHDHGIEHLLIPTRDYLFAPSLGDICQAVEFIHGNALCGKTTYVHCKAGRGRSTTIVLCYLVKYKHMTPGAAYEYVRSIRPRVLLASSQRQAVEDYYYRLDESGIEKCDSPITSLSLPERWDVEEFDDNSLVLITESDLDGYEENHGLGEAGESEVNLACRVQVVSQAAISTLSYLWVRCQTGQKVSRSMGVDIHVY
- the LOC125194615 gene encoding uncharacterized protein LOC125194615, with amino-acid sequence MAAAPPPNYSPFTLEPQLNTRKIPSKSDSNALCKTLIVLVLVLAIPLFPSQAPDFITHTVFTDCWEIIHHFFIGIAVSYGIFGRRTSRLVPPKSADPTTGDDSLSYLSGISHITSIFDHGYENACCENDILHNYVNCDDQFVRNDECVVPSAAKIRSFVPNDENERNGNLAWRSESLVVVSNAKCFNGGSSETEFKLLNLPIRSLKSRTADNASDKQEFKKVDEFSSKNYETMGTDKDGDDARIVVNLDKKLGEVIGQSTIPWRSRSGSMETEEEISGSSISKLPAHSCRPHSVGEFEFEHLKSRPLRGKKFSSNPELRSSSERVFSASHSKADSIDSDPFSSSTSSDMDSVGDLGNNLESSGVEEEVRKGKQSIKSFDSDVKSSTLSKVPARAKSVRTIKPKRYFVNQKEQYPSRGESKFGSRFVKTEAADSLIKRREEKPEIPPVDHQNQESGSIFSVPKPKPTISKLHGEEKQGIDDSSSTKSVDREIGFDKSLVEDETIPNIDTDGELGSEVDRKADEFIAKFRKQIRGQKASTSSVEGYSGW